Proteins from one Ranitomeya variabilis isolate aRanVar5 chromosome 1, aRanVar5.hap1, whole genome shotgun sequence genomic window:
- the LOC143797230 gene encoding taste receptor type 2 member 41-like: MSKAWNYFCVLTDFVSLLIVPGYLFILVVNFLEWIKTKRLKISDQLSSGLSILCCIHRFLQLSVHYIMFIDKVQITFYLLLTTFLHLSLVFCTLLFSMWLAVHFCLKIVNINQKLYLYIQRRFPKLFPWILLPSVLVSLLISGPAAQNMAQQHLHFTNISLNDLPLKSLPFFRLYFGASYICFFVFLIAIMFLLFSLCGHIRLRAGTIKAHMIAVKTLASLLFANVIYFILVLLSVENLGGEIVIRILLFSYTVLHVLSLPILIYMNSILRNKFWSIWSKLRCFKRSTQVQPK, encoded by the coding sequence ATGAGTAAAGCTTGGAATTACTTTTGTGTTCTTACAGATTTTGTTTCTTTGCTTATTGTTCCCGGCTACCTGTTCATCTTAGTTGTGAATTTTCTGGAGTGGATAAAGACTAAACGGCTTAAAATAAGTGACCAACTCAGCTCTGGATTGAGTATATTATGCTGTATTCATCGATTCCTGCAACTAAGCGTCCACTACATTATGTTCATCGATAAGGTCCAAATTACCTTCTATCTATTGCTGACCACGTTTTTGCATCTGTCTCTAGTTTTCTGTACCTTACTTTTCTCAATGTGGCTCGCCGTTCACTTCTGCCTGAAGATTGTGAACATCAACCAAAAACTCTACCTCTATATTCAACGTAGGTTCCCCAAGCTGTTCCCATGGATCCTCCTTCCATCCGTCCTTGTTTCTCTACTTATAAGTGGTCCTGCTGCACAGAACATGGCACAGCAACACTTACATTTTACTAACATTTCACTAAATGACTTACCTCTAAAATCATTGCCATTTTTTCGATTGTATTTTGGGGCTTCCTACATCTGCTTTTTTGTATTTTTGATTGCCATCATGTTTCTCCTCTTTTCTTTGTGTGGACACATTAGACTAAGAGCAGGGACTATTAAAGCTCATATGATTGCAGTGAAAACTCTGGCCTCTTTACTGTTTGCTAATGTCATatattttattttagttcttttatcGGTAGAAAATTTGGGTGGAGAAATAGTGATCCGCATTCTTCTCTTTTCATACACAGTGTTACATGTTCTTTCTTTACCAATATTAATATACATGAACAGCATATTACGAAATAAGTTTTGGAGTATTTGGTCTAAATTGCGATGTTTTAAAAGATCGACACAGGTTCAACCAAAGTAA